Proteins from a single region of Lujinxingia litoralis:
- a CDS encoding S9 family peptidase — translation MRTIPSLSMALLALSAAACTAHAPATADAPATADATAASTNATTSQAAPDYAVTFNGRDIDLRPYVQGFPYSGFAPSLEHDFLLYFEATPEGTWMRHIAGLPTSGPVDLSQGRKLNDIDWSTRNFWGGEFNATLNAFIFRGDENNNERINIYTLDLETGQVSPLTDVDYIYALGFSDDQRLMAYVVRQGQNEPFNSCLRLRDLSTDEEREIWCDQGGADRLTWSGILFAPDNQSLLLNLQHDGDRRTSNLALVDLNAPADADDAPRQLLERGVKHLRLAILDDSFDGERFIYLSAHTGHDVLYSYDLASGSATPLADLEYELSGWTLVDVEGTERLLVLLDHPTGSIAELRDAATGELLQRETFTERLALTDAHNDELALRSSSVRTPFKLQRARLIPTADAARPYTLTAQPLAMLPPELVRALIHCDVAQVSFETFDQVAGQPRTLHAFYFTPRNSPQNPDQRLVRITAFYGGGNYFSTSNQIMCEAGVATLSPAPRGSWGFGAEFAALNDGDLGGDEIIDLFYAARWLEAHHGYTPAQIGVYGSSHGGYATMRALTFPPETNQRHESYNFGFGLSHAGFSDILSFYETSNIPDWVILEAGDPATQADKLRDRSPLTHIERLQAPLLLTHGSNDSRVPVEESRQLARAAQSTGAPVTFVEFEGQGHGINGLENTLRYYRAIFSFLEDQVLPRAENPTHEASATP, via the coding sequence ATGCGCACGATCCCCTCCCTTTCGATGGCCCTCCTGGCGCTGAGCGCCGCGGCCTGCACCGCCCACGCCCCGGCCACCGCTGACGCCCCGGCCACCGCTGACGCCACCGCGGCCTCCACCAACGCCACCACCTCCCAGGCGGCCCCCGACTACGCCGTCACCTTCAACGGCCGCGACATCGACCTGCGCCCCTACGTGCAGGGCTTCCCCTACAGCGGCTTCGCCCCCTCGCTGGAGCACGACTTTTTGCTCTACTTCGAGGCCACTCCCGAGGGCACCTGGATGCGCCACATCGCCGGGCTCCCCACCTCGGGGCCGGTCGACTTAAGCCAGGGCCGCAAGCTCAACGACATCGACTGGTCCACCCGCAATTTCTGGGGCGGCGAGTTCAACGCCACGCTTAATGCCTTCATCTTCCGGGGCGATGAGAACAACAACGAGCGCATCAACATCTACACGCTCGACCTGGAGACGGGTCAGGTAAGCCCCCTGACCGACGTCGACTACATCTACGCGCTGGGCTTCTCCGACGATCAACGCCTGATGGCCTACGTCGTGCGCCAGGGACAAAACGAACCCTTCAACAGCTGCCTGCGCCTGCGCGACCTGAGCACCGACGAGGAGCGCGAGATCTGGTGTGACCAGGGCGGCGCCGACCGCCTCACCTGGTCGGGCATCCTCTTTGCCCCCGACAACCAGAGCCTGCTGCTCAACCTCCAGCACGACGGCGACCGCCGCACCTCCAACCTGGCCCTGGTCGATCTCAACGCCCCGGCCGACGCCGACGACGCCCCCCGCCAGCTTTTGGAGCGCGGCGTCAAACACCTGCGTCTGGCCATCCTCGACGACTCCTTCGACGGGGAGCGCTTCATCTACCTCTCGGCCCACACCGGCCACGACGTCCTCTACAGCTACGACCTCGCCAGCGGCAGCGCCACCCCCCTGGCCGACCTGGAGTACGAGCTGAGCGGCTGGACCCTCGTCGACGTCGAGGGCACCGAGCGCCTCCTGGTCCTCCTCGACCACCCCACCGGCTCCATCGCCGAGCTCCGAGACGCCGCCACCGGCGAACTCCTCCAGCGCGAAACCTTCACCGAGCGTCTCGCGCTCACCGACGCCCACAACGACGAGCTGGCCCTGCGCTCCAGCTCGGTGCGCACCCCCTTTAAGCTCCAGCGGGCTCGTCTCATCCCCACCGCCGACGCCGCCCGGCCCTACACCCTGACCGCGCAGCCCCTGGCCATGCTCCCCCCGGAGCTCGTCCGCGCGCTGATCCACTGCGACGTGGCGCAGGTCAGCTTCGAGACCTTTGATCAGGTCGCCGGCCAGCCCCGCACCCTGCACGCCTTCTATTTCACCCCCCGCAACTCGCCACAGAACCCCGACCAGCGCCTGGTCCGCATCACCGCGTTCTACGGTGGGGGCAACTACTTCAGCACCTCCAACCAGATCATGTGCGAAGCCGGCGTCGCCACGCTCAGCCCCGCCCCGCGCGGCTCCTGGGGCTTTGGCGCCGAGTTCGCCGCGCTCAACGACGGCGACCTGGGCGGCGACGAGATCATCGACCTCTTCTACGCCGCCCGCTGGCTGGAGGCCCACCACGGCTACACCCCGGCGCAGATCGGCGTCTACGGCTCCAGCCACGGGGGCTACGCCACGATGCGCGCGCTGACCTTCCCGCCCGAGACCAACCAGCGCCACGAGTCCTACAACTTCGGCTTCGGCTTGAGCCACGCCGGCTTCAGCGACATTTTGAGTTTTTACGAGACCAGCAACATCCCGGACTGGGTGATCCTGGAGGCCGGCGACCCGGCCACCCAGGCCGACAAGCTCCGCGACCGCTCCCCCCTGACCCATATTGAGCGGCTGCAGGCCCCCCTGCTCCTGACCCACGGCAGCAACGACAGCCGGGTCCCCGTCGAAGAGAGCCGCCAGCTGGCCCGGGCCGCCCAGAGCACCGGCGCTCCGGTGACCTTTGTGGAGTTCGAGGGCCAGGGCCACGGCATCAACGGCCTGGAAAACACCCTGCGCTACTACCGGGCAATCTTCTCCTTTTTGGAAGACCAGGTGCTGCCCCGCGCCGAGAACCCGACCCACGAGGCCTCGGCCACGCCCTGA
- a CDS encoding pyridoxal phosphate-dependent aminotransferase, protein MVESRSPGKKSHGAFRSVPKTGVIYVMSEAARQGYRPGDPGWTNLGQGQPETGMLEHAAPRIDSVSISEDDHEYSPVTGIWELREAVANHYNRRYRRGMASQYSAENVAISGGGRTALSRLAAALGPINLGHFLPDYTAYEELLDLFRLFNPIPILLDPRRGYAFGAGELEDEIKGRGLSAILLSNPCNPTGKLVGGDELGQWLRVARELECSMIFDEFYSHYVWGKRVEEATAARYVEDVDRDPAVIVNGLTKSWRYPGWRLSWTVGPKKVIERVASAGSFLDGGAARPLQRAAVKLLDDGITDAEICAIRQRFSAKRQMMIERLRAMGIKLDLPAQGTFYVWGNLSDLPPGLRDGMDFFKQALQRQVICVPGEFFDVNPGQRRANRYSRFKGYVRFSFGPPQAELEAGLDRLEAMIVSARESALTGA, encoded by the coding sequence ATGGTGGAGTCGCGCTCGCCAGGAAAGAAGTCGCATGGGGCCTTTCGTTCGGTGCCCAAGACCGGGGTGATTTATGTGATGAGTGAGGCGGCACGCCAGGGCTACCGTCCGGGCGACCCCGGATGGACGAACCTGGGGCAGGGGCAGCCGGAGACCGGCATGCTGGAGCACGCCGCTCCGCGCATCGACAGCGTGTCCATTTCTGAAGACGATCACGAGTATTCACCGGTGACGGGAATCTGGGAACTGCGCGAGGCGGTGGCCAACCACTACAACCGGCGCTACCGTCGCGGGATGGCCAGTCAGTATTCGGCGGAGAATGTTGCCATCAGCGGGGGCGGGCGCACCGCGCTCTCGCGTCTGGCCGCCGCGCTGGGGCCGATTAACCTGGGGCACTTCCTGCCGGACTACACCGCCTATGAGGAACTTCTGGACCTCTTTCGCCTCTTCAACCCCATCCCGATTCTTCTCGACCCGCGGCGCGGCTACGCCTTTGGCGCCGGCGAGCTTGAAGATGAGATTAAGGGGCGAGGCCTCTCGGCGATTCTGCTCTCCAACCCCTGCAATCCGACCGGGAAGCTGGTCGGAGGGGATGAGCTGGGGCAGTGGCTGCGCGTGGCGCGGGAGCTTGAGTGCTCTATGATCTTTGACGAGTTTTACAGTCACTATGTCTGGGGCAAGAGGGTCGAGGAGGCGACGGCGGCGCGATACGTCGAGGATGTGGATCGCGATCCGGCGGTGATCGTGAACGGGCTGACCAAAAGCTGGCGCTACCCCGGCTGGCGCCTCTCCTGGACGGTGGGGCCCAAAAAGGTCATTGAACGAGTCGCCAGCGCCGGGAGTTTTCTCGACGGTGGCGCTGCTCGCCCGCTCCAACGGGCGGCGGTGAAACTGCTTGATGATGGCATCACCGATGCCGAGATTTGCGCGATTCGGCAGCGTTTTTCGGCCAAACGCCAGATGATGATCGAGCGCCTTCGGGCCATGGGGATCAAGCTCGACTTGCCGGCGCAGGGAACGTTTTATGTGTGGGGGAATCTAAGCGATTTGCCGCCCGGGCTTCGCGACGGAATGGACTTCTTCAAGCAAGCCCTCCAACGTCAGGTCATCTGCGTGCCTGGCGAGTTTTTTGACGTGAACCCGGGGCAGCGTCGCGCCAACCGCTATAGCCGTTTCAAAGGCTACGTGCGCTTTAGCTTTGGGCCGCCCCAGGCGGAGCTGGAAGCCGGGTTGGACCGTCTCGAAGCGATGATTGTCAGCGCTCGCGAGTCTGCGCTAACCGGCGCGTAG
- a CDS encoding class I SAM-dependent methyltransferase, with amino-acid sequence MSFSPLQARLYAATHLGTPGDLEYYQLQTAGAAAVLELGCGHGRLLQALAPATDRLVGLDQEPELLQLARARNLPHTEFLQRDLRDLPHSEAFEHVILAYNGLYCLPDSQALLDTFQAAHRALIPGGKFHLDIYPTEGLDEDAEAMDIPDNVIVDDPSAPTTELDVDGVHYTIWEGSLWDPHERTFEVEFRYVRDDEPDEGGVPLTIRHRYWPLPEIIAAAHDAGLQLVGQREGFGDDLPDDAPPQHVLTFARID; translated from the coding sequence ATGTCCTTCTCCCCCTTGCAGGCTCGCCTCTACGCCGCCACCCACCTGGGCACTCCGGGCGACCTTGAGTACTACCAGCTCCAGACCGCCGGCGCTGCGGCCGTCCTCGAACTCGGCTGCGGACACGGCCGCCTCCTCCAGGCCCTGGCCCCGGCCACCGACCGCCTGGTCGGCCTGGACCAGGAACCCGAACTCCTCCAGCTGGCCCGCGCCCGCAACCTCCCCCACACCGAGTTCCTGCAGCGCGACCTCCGAGACCTCCCCCACTCCGAGGCCTTCGAGCACGTGATCCTGGCCTACAACGGCCTCTACTGCCTGCCCGACAGCCAGGCCCTGCTCGACACCTTCCAGGCCGCGCACCGCGCCCTGATCCCCGGCGGTAAATTCCACCTGGACATCTACCCCACCGAAGGCCTCGACGAAGACGCCGAAGCCATGGACATCCCCGACAACGTCATCGTCGACGACCCCTCGGCCCCCACCACCGAGCTCGACGTCGACGGCGTCCACTACACCATCTGGGAAGGCTCCCTCTGGGACCCCCATGAGCGCACCTTCGAAGTCGAATTCCGCTACGTGCGCGACGATGAGCCCGACGAGGGCGGCGTCCCCCTGACCATCCGGCATCGCTACTGGCCCCTGCCCGAAATTATCGCCGCGGCCCACGACGCCGGCCTCCAGCTCGTCGGCCAGCGCGAGGGCTTTGGCGACGACCTCCCCGACGACGCCCCCCCGCAGCACGTGCTCACCTTCGCCCGTATCGACTAA
- a CDS encoding cation-translocating P-type ATPase, with protein MRRERGSAGEEGRQKEAPAWETLSIEEALKRVSAGAKGLSGEEAARRLERDGPNALPRPEPTPIWRVALRQFMSPLIYVLLAAGLLALVLGEFLDAAFIGVVVGVNALIGTWMEARAEKGVVALRTMLKARASVTREGETRRIDAERLVVGDRVVLESGDKVPADLRLLKATGLQVDESLLTGESVAVGKRPDWVAEAPEGLGDRQNMVFAGTSVVQGRAAGTVVATGMATALGAIASDVLEAPVARPPLVARMDRFVRMITVVVVVLVVLTSGIGWLQGYALSEMFFLGVALAVAAIPEGLPVGLTVVLAIATTRMVRRHVVTRRLPVVEGLGSCTLIVSDKTGTLTVNALTVREFLLADGRRGSLSGQGFAPRGEVRLDGEVVQAGAEPALDELFKAALLNNEGELTAEPEEPARWSWHGDPTDVALLSAAQKLGLDRAEIRATEPVQAMIPFESARRYSASVHRSPEGAGLYVKGGPERVLAMCALKEGEREMRAEEAESLAARGYRVLGLARGALKRAPAAGEAPPEPEPGSLRFLGFVAMIDPLRAGARRAVEQAHGAGVEVFMVTGDHPVTALAICRELGIAETPDEVVAGPRVEEADEAQMERLVHERRVFARMAPHHKLKIVRAAQAAGHFVAVTGDGVNDAPALRAANIGVAMGKGGTDVARQAAGMVISDDNFASIVAGIEEGRVAYDTIRKVVFVLLSAGAAEIVLLALALAAGLPLPLLPLQILWLNVVTNGIQHLALAAEPAEGGELVRPPRDPDEPIFNRVMVERIVLTALMVGGIGVGLFAWLLQAGVSEVAARNAVLLFMVLFENAHVGNARSERSSILARSPLRSPLLIAAVLATQLLHVGAMYFEPTQRILEVSPLSWRMWLLLLALVLPLVVAIEIHKWWWRRPGRGQKKSAPRRGRGFREVPT; from the coding sequence ATGCGCAGAGAGAGAGGGTCCGCCGGGGAGGAGGGGCGGCAAAAGGAGGCGCCGGCCTGGGAGACGCTGAGCATTGAGGAAGCGCTTAAGCGGGTGAGCGCCGGGGCCAAGGGCTTAAGCGGTGAGGAGGCCGCCCGGCGCTTGGAGCGCGATGGGCCCAATGCGCTGCCGCGGCCGGAGCCGACGCCGATCTGGCGGGTGGCGTTGCGGCAGTTTATGAGCCCGCTGATCTATGTGCTGCTGGCCGCCGGGCTGCTGGCGCTGGTGCTGGGGGAGTTTTTGGATGCGGCCTTTATCGGCGTGGTGGTGGGGGTCAACGCCCTGATCGGCACCTGGATGGAGGCCCGGGCCGAGAAGGGGGTGGTGGCGCTGCGCACCATGCTCAAGGCCCGGGCCTCGGTCACGCGTGAGGGGGAGACCCGGCGGATCGATGCCGAGCGTCTGGTGGTGGGGGATCGGGTGGTGCTGGAGTCGGGCGATAAGGTGCCGGCCGACCTGCGCCTGCTCAAGGCGACCGGGCTCCAGGTGGATGAGTCGCTGCTCACCGGGGAGTCGGTGGCCGTGGGCAAGCGCCCCGACTGGGTGGCCGAGGCGCCCGAGGGGCTGGGCGATCGTCAGAACATGGTCTTTGCCGGCACCAGCGTGGTGCAGGGCCGGGCGGCGGGCACGGTGGTGGCCACCGGGATGGCCACGGCGCTGGGGGCGATCGCCAGCGACGTGCTGGAGGCCCCGGTGGCCCGGCCGCCGCTGGTGGCCCGCATGGACCGCTTTGTGCGCATGATCACGGTGGTGGTCGTGGTGCTGGTGGTGCTGACCAGCGGGATCGGCTGGCTGCAGGGTTACGCGTTAAGCGAGATGTTTTTTCTGGGGGTGGCGCTGGCAGTGGCGGCGATTCCCGAGGGGTTGCCGGTGGGGCTGACGGTGGTGCTGGCGATCGCCACCACGCGGATGGTGCGCCGTCATGTGGTCACCCGGCGCCTGCCGGTGGTCGAGGGGCTGGGGAGCTGCACGCTGATCGTCAGCGACAAGACCGGTACGCTGACGGTCAACGCGCTCACCGTGCGGGAGTTTCTGCTGGCCGACGGGCGCCGCGGCAGCCTCAGCGGGCAGGGCTTTGCCCCCCGTGGCGAGGTGCGCCTGGATGGGGAGGTGGTCCAGGCCGGTGCGGAGCCGGCGCTGGATGAGCTCTTTAAGGCGGCGCTGCTCAACAACGAGGGGGAGCTTACAGCCGAGCCCGAAGAGCCGGCGCGCTGGAGCTGGCACGGCGACCCGACCGATGTGGCGCTCTTGAGCGCGGCGCAGAAGCTGGGGCTGGATCGCGCGGAGATCCGCGCCACGGAGCCGGTGCAGGCGATGATTCCCTTTGAGTCGGCGCGGCGCTACTCGGCCAGCGTGCACCGGTCGCCGGAGGGCGCGGGCCTCTATGTGAAGGGCGGTCCGGAGCGGGTGCTGGCGATGTGCGCTCTTAAGGAGGGGGAGCGCGAGATGCGGGCCGAAGAGGCCGAGTCGCTGGCCGCGCGGGGCTATCGGGTGCTGGGGCTGGCCCGGGGCGCGCTCAAGCGGGCGCCGGCGGCCGGGGAAGCGCCGCCCGAGCCCGAGCCCGGGTCGCTGCGCTTTTTGGGCTTTGTCGCCATGATCGATCCCCTGCGCGCCGGGGCCCGTCGGGCCGTGGAGCAGGCGCACGGCGCCGGGGTGGAGGTGTTCATGGTCACCGGCGATCATCCGGTCACCGCGCTGGCGATCTGCCGGGAGCTGGGCATCGCCGAAACCCCGGATGAGGTGGTGGCCGGCCCCCGGGTGGAGGAGGCCGATGAGGCGCAGATGGAGCGTCTGGTGCACGAGCGCCGGGTGTTTGCCCGGATGGCGCCCCACCACAAGCTCAAGATCGTGCGGGCGGCGCAGGCCGCCGGGCATTTTGTGGCGGTGACCGGCGACGGGGTCAACGATGCCCCGGCGCTGCGGGCGGCCAACATCGGGGTGGCCATGGGCAAGGGGGGGACCGACGTGGCGCGCCAGGCCGCCGGGATGGTGATCAGCGATGATAACTTCGCCAGCATCGTCGCCGGGATCGAGGAGGGGCGCGTGGCCTACGATACGATCCGCAAGGTGGTCTTTGTGCTCCTGTCGGCGGGGGCGGCCGAGATCGTGCTGCTGGCGCTGGCGCTGGCCGCCGGGCTGCCCCTGCCCTTGCTGCCCCTGCAGATCCTCTGGCTCAACGTGGTCACCAACGGGATTCAGCACCTGGCGCTGGCCGCTGAGCCGGCCGAGGGCGGGGAGCTTGTGCGGCCGCCGCGCGACCCGGACGAGCCGATTTTTAATCGGGTGATGGTCGAGCGCATCGTGCTCACCGCGCTGATGGTGGGGGGGATCGGCGTGGGGCTCTTTGCCTGGCTACTCCAGGCCGGGGTGAGCGAGGTCGCGGCGCGCAACGCGGTGCTCCTCTTTATGGTGCTCTTTGAAAACGCCCACGTGGGCAATGCCCGCTCCGAGCGCAGCTCGATTCTGGCGCGCAGCCCGCTGCGCTCTCCGCTTCTGATCGCCGCGGTGCTGGCGACCCAGCTCTTGCATGTGGGCGCGATGTACTTTGAGCCCACGCAGCGCATCCTGGAGGTGTCGCCCTTGAGCTGGCGGATGTGGTTGCTGCTGCTGGCGCTGGTGCTGCCGCTGGTGGTGGCGATCGAGATCCACAAATGGTGGTGGCGGCGCCCGGGGCGCGGGCAAAAAAAGAGCGCCCCCCGAAGGGGGCGCGGATTCCGGGAGGTGCCCACCTGA
- a CDS encoding PEGA domain-containing protein, which yields MKRVTIASGARHPVGALLLSVGLLALGAPVWAEEAPDQAPAEEVAPEPAGPTPRLFMLPTDSVGGELTSIIPERVNEGTRARVAEQRGLEFLPTYRQLQERLGGGQNASAAVAEAERLYTSGIGLLAAGDSQRAAETFQRSVDMMNEHLADLLNFDVYADALANLSLAYFQTDFDLDARKLMQRYAQLRPQATLDPEKFPAELREVFAQEVDRVEKAGPGVLAVVGNVEGAQVYLDGELKGVAPARIDDVGFGHHYLVVRGGGSVWAQEVRVRGRGNEQAISVELGAPREDRAGADDDVPAYYLDLRERLRTGRFGADLSPYLVELTTRTGADFVAWIVMTRDGRGYAAAPFVYRARDGLLVQGESVGFNMEMSNLRVGVSRLATEVAAAVREMPAERAVTEVDLAPAPEPVAAAEAPGELAQGSTSGVREVVEDDSVAVRPPLPTPGPVVDDENVISPPAAMPSEGRSSTLRYLGYGGAAVLAGGAIAGTLYLILRSSASQPAAFEAEVEW from the coding sequence ATGAAACGAGTTACGATCGCGAGCGGCGCCCGCCATCCCGTGGGCGCGCTGCTTCTGTCTGTGGGGCTGCTGGCGCTGGGCGCGCCGGTCTGGGCTGAAGAGGCCCCGGACCAGGCGCCAGCTGAGGAGGTGGCTCCGGAGCCGGCGGGCCCCACGCCCCGGCTTTTTATGCTTCCCACCGACAGCGTCGGCGGTGAGCTCACCAGCATCATCCCGGAGCGGGTCAATGAGGGCACGCGGGCCCGCGTGGCCGAGCAGCGTGGGCTGGAGTTTTTGCCCACGTATCGCCAGCTTCAGGAGCGCCTGGGAGGTGGGCAAAACGCCAGCGCCGCGGTGGCCGAGGCCGAGCGCCTTTACACCTCCGGCATCGGGCTGCTGGCTGCCGGCGACTCGCAGCGTGCCGCCGAGACCTTTCAGCGCTCGGTCGATATGATGAATGAACATCTGGCCGACCTGCTCAATTTCGATGTGTACGCTGATGCCCTGGCGAACCTCTCGCTGGCCTACTTCCAGACAGACTTCGACCTGGACGCCCGCAAACTGATGCAGCGCTACGCGCAGCTTCGACCGCAGGCGACCCTCGACCCGGAGAAGTTCCCCGCGGAGCTTCGAGAGGTCTTTGCGCAAGAGGTCGATCGGGTGGAGAAAGCTGGCCCCGGCGTGCTCGCGGTGGTGGGCAACGTGGAGGGGGCTCAGGTCTATCTGGACGGGGAGCTCAAAGGGGTCGCCCCGGCACGTATCGATGATGTGGGATTTGGTCACCACTATCTGGTGGTGCGCGGCGGTGGCAGCGTGTGGGCTCAGGAAGTGCGCGTGCGCGGACGCGGTAACGAACAGGCCATCTCGGTCGAACTCGGGGCTCCAAGGGAGGACCGGGCCGGGGCCGATGATGATGTGCCGGCCTACTACCTCGACCTGCGCGAACGCCTGCGAACGGGCCGCTTCGGTGCCGATCTCAGCCCCTACCTGGTGGAGTTGACCACCCGTACCGGCGCGGACTTCGTGGCCTGGATCGTGATGACGCGAGACGGCCGCGGCTACGCCGCGGCACCTTTTGTCTACCGCGCTCGCGACGGCCTGCTGGTTCAGGGCGAGAGCGTGGGCTTCAATATGGAGATGTCCAACCTGCGGGTGGGCGTGAGCCGGCTGGCCACCGAGGTGGCCGCGGCGGTGCGGGAGATGCCCGCCGAGCGCGCGGTAACCGAGGTAGACCTGGCCCCGGCGCCTGAGCCGGTGGCCGCCGCCGAAGCGCCCGGGGAACTCGCCCAGGGAAGCACCTCCGGGGTGCGCGAAGTGGTTGAGGATGATTCGGTGGCTGTCCGACCGCCTCTGCCCACGCCGGGACCTGTGGTCGATGATGAGAACGTGATCTCGCCGCCGGCGGCCATGCCCTCGGAGGGGCGCAGTTCCACGCTGCGTTACCTGGGCTACGGCGGAGCGGCGGTGTTGGCCGGCGGCGCGATCGCCGGGACCCTGTACTTGATTTTGCGCAGCAGTGCTTCGCAGCCCGCGGCGTTTGAGGCGGAGGTGGAGTGGTGA
- a CDS encoding sensor histidine kinase, protein MRLSLATKVFIAFAGVTIVFSAVVMFGVERTQTLYGQLRAINHRIVPLGLHLSDVQNDLRSFHVVLNERDPAVLRRTLQLTRLLNALPEDLDDDLTEAALLADFSDLDEVSPTQAEAFEAIHKDLLTLRERGASFSDAAMDFTRQVLSERTQNAEAADAIEKLQNELSAEARALDNRLTMLRAELRVATDEALARADDTERSSVYALGAMSVAALLVAATLMMVVAWTLRPLTTLTQAARRIGAGDYRPLPQPTGRAGHDEVALLTAEFNTMALSLAERDARLHSQHAALLKSERLATIGRMTSLITHELRNPLSSINLNVEMLTDALQERGIGAADDDITPLLETVIEEVDRLRDITEEYLVYARLPSPKTQPEFLDDIVQGLVDFHQWEWSQHGVDIELTLPHEAVQVDVDANQIRQALLNLIKNAVEASPTGSTVHVRVQPLNARARVEIIDAGQGIELEARERLFEPFFSTKTRGTGLGLPMTQQIIEEHHGQLQVESTPGKGTRFYFELPLRAT, encoded by the coding sequence ATGCGCTTGAGCCTTGCGACCAAAGTCTTCATCGCCTTTGCGGGCGTTACCATTGTGTTCAGCGCGGTGGTGATGTTCGGGGTCGAGCGCACCCAGACGCTCTACGGCCAGCTGCGCGCGATCAATCACCGCATCGTCCCGCTGGGCCTGCACCTTAGTGACGTGCAAAACGATCTACGTAGCTTTCACGTCGTGCTCAACGAACGGGATCCGGCCGTCCTGCGGCGCACCCTGCAGCTGACGCGCTTGCTCAACGCGCTGCCCGAAGATCTGGACGACGATCTGACGGAAGCCGCGCTCCTGGCCGACTTCAGCGATCTGGATGAGGTTTCGCCTACGCAGGCCGAGGCCTTCGAAGCCATTCACAAAGATCTCCTCACCCTCCGCGAGCGAGGCGCGAGCTTTTCTGATGCGGCGATGGATTTTACCCGCCAGGTCCTCTCGGAGCGCACACAGAACGCGGAGGCTGCCGACGCCATTGAAAAACTCCAGAATGAACTCAGCGCCGAGGCTCGCGCGCTGGACAATCGCCTCACGATGTTGCGCGCCGAATTGCGCGTGGCCACCGATGAGGCTCTGGCGCGCGCCGACGACACCGAACGCAGTTCGGTCTACGCGCTGGGAGCGATGAGCGTGGCCGCGCTCCTGGTTGCGGCCACGCTGATGATGGTTGTCGCCTGGACGCTGCGCCCGCTGACGACCTTGACCCAGGCCGCGCGCCGCATCGGCGCTGGTGACTACCGCCCGCTCCCACAACCCACCGGGCGCGCCGGCCACGATGAGGTCGCGCTGCTCACCGCCGAGTTCAATACCATGGCGCTGAGTCTGGCCGAACGCGACGCCCGGCTGCACAGCCAGCACGCCGCACTGCTTAAGTCAGAGCGTCTGGCGACCATCGGCCGCATGACCAGCCTGATCACCCACGAGCTGCGAAACCCCCTCTCCAGCATCAACCTTAACGTCGAGATGCTCACCGACGCTCTGCAGGAGCGCGGCATCGGCGCCGCCGACGACGACATCACCCCCCTGCTTGAAACCGTCATCGAAGAAGTCGACCGCCTGCGCGACATCACCGAGGAGTATCTGGTCTACGCGCGGCTTCCCTCCCCCAAGACTCAACCGGAGTTCCTCGACGACATCGTGCAGGGCCTGGTCGATTTCCATCAATGGGAATGGAGCCAGCACGGCGTCGACATCGAGCTCACCCTGCCTCACGAAGCCGTCCAGGTCGACGTTGACGCAAACCAGATTCGCCAGGCCCTGCTCAACCTTATCAAGAACGCCGTCGAGGCCAGCCCCACGGGCTCCACCGTGCACGTGCGGGTGCAGCCTCTAAACGCGCGCGCCCGGGTCGAGATTATCGACGCCGGCCAGGGGATCGAGCTCGAAGCCCGGGAACGACTCTTCGAGCCTTTCTTTTCGACCAAGACCCGGGGAACCGGCCTGGGGCTCCCGATGACCCAACAGATCATTGAAGAGCATCATGGCCAACTTCAGGTCGAGAGCACCCCGGGCAAAGGTACACGCTTCTATTTTGAACTCCCGCTGCGCGCGACCTAA
- a CDS encoding DUF6261 family protein, translated as MQNTITEFLSLRRMPSSRGAYAMQKTLELCDQQGVPAPLRERVEQACQVAQTTVELELDWEQARTQTSTARGNAAQIDMKLDQAIAAIGRILDGELLGPDESPHTQAARQIQNVIFPAGISAVIHVSYEHQHVTIDALVARLQNQLKEQVALLGMERHVERVHALNQRFGKELDRDERPALTYDEVVTSREALHVALCQVVAAAFEHLRADADAPTLSAVLAPLVEQQQRTHAYVSRRRAVPPVDPGTGAELPAEHEPSTEPQLDPAGA; from the coding sequence ATGCAGAACACCATCACCGAGTTTTTGAGCCTCCGCCGGATGCCCTCAAGCCGCGGCGCCTACGCGATGCAAAAGACCCTGGAGCTCTGCGACCAACAGGGCGTACCGGCCCCGCTGCGAGAGCGCGTAGAGCAGGCCTGCCAGGTGGCCCAAACCACCGTGGAGCTGGAACTGGACTGGGAACAGGCCCGCACCCAGACCAGCACCGCCCGCGGCAACGCCGCCCAGATCGACATGAAACTCGACCAGGCCATCGCCGCCATCGGCCGTATCCTGGATGGTGAGCTCCTCGGCCCCGACGAAAGCCCCCATACCCAAGCCGCCCGGCAGATTCAGAATGTGATCTTTCCGGCCGGAATCTCGGCCGTAATCCATGTCTCCTACGAGCATCAGCACGTGACGATCGACGCCCTTGTCGCTCGCCTCCAGAACCAGCTCAAAGAACAGGTGGCGCTCCTGGGCATGGAGCGCCACGTGGAGCGCGTGCACGCGCTTAACCAACGCTTCGGAAAAGAGCTCGACCGTGACGAACGCCCCGCCCTCACCTATGACGAGGTGGTGACGAGCCGAGAAGCCCTGCACGTGGCGCTCTGCCAGGTGGTCGCCGCAGCCTTCGAGCACCTGCGCGCCGACGCCGACGCCCCCACCTTAAGCGCGGTATTGGCTCCGCTGGTCGAGCAACAACAACGCACCCACGCCTACGTCAGCCGCCGCCGGGCGGTGCCCCCCGTCGACCCCGGCACCGGCGCCGAGCTGCCCGCCGAACACGAGCCGAGCACCGAACCTCAGCTCGATCCCGCCGGCGCCTGA